A single window of Hippocampus zosterae strain Florida chromosome 15, ASM2543408v3, whole genome shotgun sequence DNA harbors:
- the tfr1a gene encoding transferrin receptor 1a has protein sequence MDQARSTITKIFNGEPHSYTRFNLTQNMEGDNSQVEMKLSADTDEEVGGNGVGAHLNHNSNHKSYMTSKFGRTPKNLCFIIATVLLIFIIGYLIGFLVHRKRDAPVSCQASVELLNEPVFHDTGAAPPMAWNDVKKAFAQKLSASNFQLAFSEFSSDSHRAGSPGDDALADKVIKKFQEYGMKTWTDEHFIKVHDRPLSGSNKVIFKDGKEQRPEGFLSYSANGIAKGAVLYASYGQESDFRLLRDRNINMSGRVMLIRAGKISFAEKVANAAKMLASAVLIYQDPADHPSEGTTQLFGHVHLGSGDPYTPGFPSFNHTQFPPSKSSGLPSILAQTITARMAASILEQLEGQNAPEDWGVYNKLGSENDVITVEVNNVLSEKKIHNIFGVIEGFVDADRYMVIGAQRDAWGPGFAASTVGTGVLVEMARSISAMLQKDRFKPRRSIVFASWSAGEYGSVGATEWLEGYLSSLSMKAFSYINLDGIIAGHNGFKVAASPMMYGLIERTLKEVGIQNQDVSLFTQFGKGKWESNVLEPLKLDNAAYPFIAFTGIPSLSFQFTSGNLDYSYFGTLLDTEAKLITATSNQHLQLAEAAAKFAGHIMLRLVHDHLLQMDLSKYDKIIRIHVSQINRKVNTVQRMQPNRVPTSVEWLMSASGSYSRASRNLMRSIQNSDLSNIEMCRIYNDRIMSVERNLLSAYVSARESPFRHILLGSGPHTLKGLSNHLDALRTDSPEADVDQFRNQFALATWTIQGCATALAGDMWSIDNEI, from the exons ATGGACCAAGCAAGGTCAACAATAACTAAAATT TTTAATGGAGAACCACATTCGTATACACGTTTCAACTTGACCCAGAACATGGAAGGTGACAACAGTCAAGTGGAGATGAAGCTTTCAGCTGACACGGATGAAGAAGTCGGCGGAAATGGGGTGGGCGCCCACCTCAACCATAATTCCAACCACAAATCCTACATGACTTCAAAATTTGGACGCACGCCGAAGAACCTTTGCTTTATCATCGCTACTGTCCTCCTCATCTTTATCATCG GGTACTTGATTGGCTTCTTGGTCCACCGCAAAAGAGATGCGCCTGTCAGCTGTCAAGCCTCCGTGGAATTGCTCAATGAGCCCGTCTTTCACGACACGGGAGCAGCCCCCCCCATGGCCTGGAATGACGTCAAGAAAGCATTTGCCCAGAAATTGAGTGCGTCCAACTTCCAACTTGCCTTCAG CGAGTTCTCAAGTGACAGCCATCGGGCTGGTTCCCCAGGCGATGATGCTTTGGCCGACAAGGTGATCAAGAAGTTTCAAGAGTACGGCATGAAAACCTGGACCGACGAGCACTTCATTAAAGTTCACGATCGCCCGCTTTCCGGCTCCAACAAAGTTATTTTCAAGGATGGCAAAGAACAGCGTCCAGAAGGTTTTCTGTCCTACAGTGCTAATGGAATTGCAAAG GGAGCTGTCCTGTATGCCTCCTATGGACAGGAAAGCGACTTCAGATTGCTGCGGGACAGAAACATCAACATGAGCGGCAGAGTGATGTTGATCCGAGCAGGAAAGATCAGCTTTGCGGAAAAG GTGGCCAATGCTGCCAAAATGTTGGCCTCTGCCGTACTGATCTACCAAGACCCGGCTGATCATCCTTCTGAAGGGACCACTCAGCTCTTTGGACAT GTGCATTTAGGTTCAGGGGATCCCTACACCCCTGGCTTCCCCTCGTTTAATCACACCCAGTTTCCACCCAGCAAGTCGTCAGGTCTGCCAAGTATCTTGGCTCAAACCATCACAGCACGTATGGCCGCCAGCATTCTCGA ACAGTTGGAAGGTCAGAATGCACCAGAAGACTGGGGCGTTTACAACAAACTTGGTAGTGAGAATGACGTCATCACTGTGGAGGTGAACAACGTTCTCTCTGAGAAAAAGATCCACAACATCTTTGGCGTCATCGAAGGCTTTGTGGACGCGG ATCGATATATGGTTATCGGTGCCCAGAGGGATGCCTGGGGTCCGGGTTTTGCTGCATCCACCGTCGGCACCGGGGTTCTGGTAGAAATGGCTCGTTCAATCTCGGCCATGCTGCAAAAGG ACCGGTTCAAGCCCAGGAGGAGCATTGTGTTTGCGAGTTGGAGTGCGGGAGAATATGGGAGCGTTGGCGCCACCGAATGGCTGGAG GGCTATCTTTCTTCTCTTAGCATGAAAGCCTTCTCTTACATCAACCTTGACGGCATTATAGCAG GTCACAATGGTTTTAAAGTGGCAGCAAGTCCTATGATGTATGGCTTGATTGAACGCACTCTCAAAGAG GTGGGCATCCAGAATCAGGACGTGTCCCTCTTCACTCAATTTGGAAAGGGCAAGTGGGAATCCAACGT GTTGGAACCTCTGAAGCTGGATAATGCCGCTTATCCTTTCATTGCCTTTACGGGCATCCCGTCCCTGTCGTTTCAATTCACTTCTGGCAATTTA GATTATTCCTATTTTGGCACGTTGCTGGATACCGAGGCAAAGCTGATCACTGCCACGTCCAACCAGCATCTGCAGCTGGCTGAAGCTGCTGCCAAGTTTGCAGGCCACATCATGCTGAGGTTGGTCCATGACCATCTGCTGCAGATGGACCTGTCAAAGTATGACAAGATTATTCGGATTCACGTGTCTCAGATCAACAGGAAAGTCAACACTGTACAGAGG ATGCAACCTAATCGGGTGCCCACATCGGTGGAGTGGTTGATGTCAGCCTCCGGCTCTTACAGTCGAGCCTCTCGTAACCTGATGAGAAGTATCCAAAACAGTGACTTGAGCAACATCGAGATGTGCCGCATCTACAACGACCGCATCATGTCG GTGGAGAGGAACTTGCTGTCAGCATACGTGTCTGCCAGAGAAAGTCCTTTCCGTCACATCCTGCTCGGCTCTGGTCCGCATACACTCAAAGGGCTGTCCAACCACCTTGACGCCCTCAGGACAGACAGCCCGGAAGCCGATGTCGACCAGTTCCGCAACCAGTttgccttggccacctggaCAATTCAGGGTTGTGCCACTGCGTTGGCGGGTGACATGTGGTCGATTGATAATGAAATCTAA